A portion of the Pseudomonas sp. GR 6-02 genome contains these proteins:
- a CDS encoding high-affinity branched-chain amino acid ABC transporter permease LivM yields the protein MTRNLKQALFSALLVWAVAYPVLGLKLSIAGINLEVEGASTSTLIIIATCSVLMFLRVLFDREYSAAMSSVPKGKLIPASASHFLTLPTTQRWIIMALIVVALVWPFFGSRGAVDIATLILIYVLLGLGLNIVVGLAGLLDLGYVGFYAVGAYSYALLSHYYGLSFWICLPIAGLMAATFGFLLGFPVLRLRGDYLAIVTLGFGEIIRLFLRNLTGLTGGPNGISNIPKPSLFGLTFERTATEGMQTFHEFFGLTYNPVSKVVFLYLVALLLALFALFVINRLLRMPIGRAWEALREDEIACRALGLNPTVIKLSAFTLGACFAGFAGSFFAARQGLVTPESFTFIESATILAIVVLGGMGSQLGVVLAAVVMILLPELMRDFSEYRMLMFGALMVLMMIWRPQGLLPMQRPHMELRK from the coding sequence ATGACTAGGAATCTTAAACAGGCGCTGTTCAGCGCCCTGCTGGTATGGGCCGTGGCCTATCCGGTACTCGGCCTGAAACTGTCCATCGCCGGGATCAACCTCGAAGTGGAAGGCGCCAGCACCTCCACGCTGATCATCATCGCCACCTGCTCGGTGCTGATGTTCCTGCGTGTGCTGTTCGACCGCGAATACTCGGCGGCCATGAGCTCCGTGCCCAAGGGCAAACTGATCCCGGCCAGCGCGAGCCACTTCCTGACCCTGCCGACCACCCAGCGCTGGATCATCATGGCGTTGATCGTCGTGGCACTGGTCTGGCCGTTCTTCGGTTCACGCGGTGCGGTGGACATCGCCACGCTGATCCTGATCTACGTGCTGCTCGGCCTGGGCCTGAACATCGTGGTCGGTCTGGCCGGCCTGCTCGACCTCGGTTACGTCGGCTTCTACGCCGTGGGTGCCTACAGCTATGCGCTGCTGTCGCACTACTACGGGCTGAGCTTCTGGATCTGCCTGCCGATCGCCGGCCTGATGGCGGCCACATTCGGCTTCCTGCTCGGTTTCCCGGTGCTGCGCCTGCGCGGTGACTATCTGGCGATCGTGACCCTGGGCTTCGGTGAGATCATCCGTCTGTTCCTGCGTAACCTGACGGGCCTCACCGGCGGACCGAACGGCATCAGCAACATTCCCAAACCGTCGCTGTTCGGCCTGACCTTCGAAAGAACGGCCACCGAAGGCATGCAGACCTTCCACGAGTTCTTCGGCCTGACGTACAACCCGGTCAGCAAGGTGGTTTTCCTCTACCTGGTGGCGCTGTTGCTGGCACTGTTCGCGCTGTTCGTGATCAACCGCCTGCTGCGCATGCCGATCGGCCGTGCCTGGGAAGCCTTGCGCGAAGACGAAATCGCCTGCCGTGCCCTGGGCCTGAACCCGACCGTGATCAAGCTGTCGGCCTTCACCCTGGGTGCCTGCTTCGCTGGTTTCGCCGGTAGCTTCTTCGCCGCGCGCCAAGGGCTGGTCACGCCGGAGTCGTTCACCTTCATCGAGTCGGCCACCATCCTCGCCATCGTGGTGTTGGGCGGCATGGGCTCGCAGTTGGGCGTGGTTCTCGCGGCTGTCGTGATGATCCTGTTGCCCGAACTGATGCGTGACTTCAGCGAATACCGCATGTTGATGTTCGGCGCCTTGATGGTGCTGATGATGATCTGGCGCCCTCAAGGTCTGCTGCCCATGCAACGTCCTCACATGGAGCTGCGTAAATGA
- a CDS encoding NAD(P)-dependent oxidoreductase, with product MMATLPALGFAGIGLMGLPMCRRLLAAGYPLTVWNRNPAKCAALVEAGARQVATPAELCQHADVVMLCLADTAVVREVVFGAAGVAEGAKSGQLLVDFSSLEPTATREMATALANKTGMGWLDAPVSGGVVGAEAGSLAIMVGGEAADLARVRPVLLTLGQRVTHMGAVGAGQVTKACNQMIVACNALVIAEVVSLAERSGVDASLIAEALAGGFADSKPLQILAPQMAESRFEPVKWHVRTLLKDLDTAVKFSREQGSATPISGLAAQLMRLHGGQGFLEKDPSTLVQLYREPDSTD from the coding sequence ATGATGGCAACGTTGCCTGCGCTGGGGTTCGCCGGAATCGGCCTGATGGGTTTGCCGATGTGCCGACGCCTGTTGGCGGCCGGTTACCCGCTGACGGTGTGGAACCGCAACCCGGCCAAGTGTGCAGCGCTGGTCGAGGCTGGTGCGCGGCAAGTGGCGACACCGGCCGAGCTGTGTCAGCACGCCGACGTGGTGATGTTGTGCCTGGCCGATACCGCGGTGGTTCGTGAGGTGGTGTTTGGCGCGGCTGGCGTTGCCGAGGGGGCGAAAAGCGGCCAGTTGCTGGTGGATTTTTCCAGCCTGGAGCCCACCGCAACGCGGGAAATGGCCACAGCACTGGCCAATAAAACCGGGATGGGTTGGCTCGATGCGCCAGTGTCCGGCGGGGTGGTCGGCGCCGAGGCCGGCAGCCTGGCGATCATGGTTGGTGGCGAGGCGGCAGACCTGGCGCGCGTGCGGCCGGTGTTGCTGACCCTTGGCCAGCGCGTGACCCACATGGGCGCGGTCGGCGCGGGGCAGGTGACCAAGGCCTGCAATCAGATGATCGTCGCCTGCAATGCCTTGGTCATTGCTGAAGTGGTGAGCTTGGCCGAGCGCTCCGGGGTCGATGCCAGCCTCATTGCCGAGGCGCTGGCCGGTGGTTTCGCCGATTCAAAACCGTTGCAGATTCTCGCGCCGCAAATGGCCGAAAGCCGTTTCGAGCCCGTGAAATGGCACGTACGTACGTTGCTGAAGGATCTCGATACCGCCGTGAAGTTTTCCCGCGAACAGGGTTCGGCCACGCCGATCAGCGGATTGGCCGCACAACTGATGCGCCTCCATGGGGGGCAGGGGTTCCTGGAAAAGGATCCTTCGACGTTAGTGCAGTTGTACCGTGAGCCAGACTCAACGGATTGA
- the livH gene encoding high-affinity branched-chain amino acid ABC transporter permease LivH, whose translation MPEIYHFFQQLVNGMTIGSTYALIAIGYTMVYGIIGMINFAHGEVYMIGSYVAFIVLAGLAMLGIHSLPLLMTAAFLATIVVTSAYGYSIERIAYRPLRGSNRLIPLISAIGMSIFLQNSVLLSQDSKDKSIPNLIPGSFSFGPGGAQEVLISYMQILVFVVTLVVMLCLTQFISRSRLGRACRACAEDIKMANLLGINTNNIIALTFVIGAALAAVAAVLLSMQYGVINPNAGFLVGLKAFTAAVLGGIGSIPGAMLGGLVLGVAEAFGADIFGDQYKDVVAFGLLVLVLLFRPTGLLGRPEVEKV comes from the coding sequence ATGCCTGAGATCTATCACTTCTTCCAACAGCTGGTTAATGGGATGACCATTGGCAGCACCTATGCCCTTATAGCCATTGGCTACACAATGGTTTACGGCATTATTGGAATGATTAACTTCGCCCATGGCGAGGTCTACATGATCGGTTCCTACGTGGCCTTCATCGTCCTTGCCGGACTGGCCATGCTGGGTATCCATTCTCTGCCGTTGTTGATGACCGCCGCTTTCCTGGCGACCATCGTAGTGACCAGTGCCTACGGCTACAGTATCGAACGGATCGCCTACCGCCCTCTGCGGGGCAGTAACCGTCTGATCCCGCTGATCTCCGCCATCGGCATGTCGATCTTCCTGCAGAACTCCGTACTGCTCTCGCAGGACTCCAAGGACAAATCGATCCCTAACCTGATTCCGGGCAGCTTCAGCTTCGGTCCAGGCGGCGCACAGGAAGTGCTGATCTCCTACATGCAGATCCTGGTGTTCGTGGTGACCCTGGTGGTGATGCTCTGTCTCACCCAGTTCATCTCGCGTTCACGTCTGGGACGCGCCTGTCGGGCCTGTGCCGAAGACATCAAGATGGCCAACCTGCTGGGCATCAACACCAACAACATTATCGCCCTGACCTTCGTCATCGGTGCCGCCCTGGCGGCCGTGGCGGCAGTACTGTTGAGCATGCAGTACGGCGTGATCAACCCTAACGCCGGATTCCTGGTAGGCCTCAAAGCCTTTACCGCGGCGGTGCTGGGTGGCATCGGCAGCATTCCGGGCGCCATGCTCGGTGGTCTGGTGCTGGGGGTAGCCGAAGCATTCGGCGCCGATATATTCGGTGACCAGTACAAGGACGTGGTGGCTTTCGGCCTTCTGGTCCTGGTGCTGTTATTCCGGCCAACCGGCCTGCTGGGTCGTCCGGAGGTTGAGAAAGTATGA
- a CDS encoding DUF2288 domain-containing protein, with product MTQEPSTLYAKLLGETASITWKELEPFFAKGALLWVDPSLDLIAAAEAVATDEGEKVAAWLAADKVAKLSETRALDLFERDPELWAVVVSPWIMIQERAKA from the coding sequence ATGACTCAAGAACCTAGCACCCTCTATGCCAAGCTGCTTGGTGAAACCGCATCTATTACCTGGAAAGAGTTGGAGCCGTTCTTCGCCAAGGGTGCCCTATTGTGGGTCGACCCAAGCCTGGATTTGATTGCTGCGGCGGAGGCGGTGGCGACCGATGAAGGCGAGAAAGTCGCTGCCTGGCTGGCCGCCGACAAGGTCGCCAAGCTGTCTGAAACGCGGGCGCTGGATCTTTTCGAGCGTGATCCGGAGCTGTGGGCCGTGGTTGTTTCGCCGTGGATTATGATCCAGGAAAGGGCGAAGGCTTGA
- a CDS encoding putative bifunctional diguanylate cyclase/phosphodiesterase codes for MEWLGLHFMTGLPDSGQVILNCTHNPFLVLLAYLVACTAGFATLDMTERVGHVEKSASQRLWRWVGAGCLAGGIWSMHFISMLAFQVPIEIHYHLPTTLISLLFALTASWLAMYTLSHPQLNFWQYLRAAVWIGLGIATMHYVGMAALRSNALVYYQPALFVLSVVIAIGASLAALLISSHLRDDTGAYHLLLKYTASLVLGAGIVSMHFTGMASLNLVLPDDSLQPLPGDNNHLQLGLTVAVMALLIIGSSISAALADKKLQRKESDLQRVNALLGQLDQARMSLQQVAHYDPLTNLLNRRGFNQLFAEKLIEKTNEGGMLAVIFLDIDHFKRINDSLGHDAGDELLKVLASHIKASVRSHEDVVARFGGDEFCLLINLYDREEARHMAQRIMLKMKDPIELSGRRMVMTTSIGISLFPEDGKTCEELLKNADLALYQSKGSGRNGLHFFSSNLKARATLELQLEEELRHALREDSGLMLHYQPIYDLRIGRVTKLEALVRWQHPVHGLLTPDRFIAIAEANGLIAELDNWVLRKACADLGELSRHDCEDLKIAVNCSPLNLAREELADEIEHALRIYGVTPQRLELEVTENALMGNISNTLVLLRQIRALGVSLSIDDFGTGYSSLAYLRRLPLNTLKIDRSFIQDIPKATQDMEIVQAIIVMAHTLHLQVVTEGVETLEQYDFLQRHGCDFVQGYLLSHPVPLAELRPVLAEINQHTHAVNPLSLAHGTTALTSKDPFPGTPAPHGGASVVRPIR; via the coding sequence ATGGAGTGGCTTGGTTTGCATTTCATGACCGGGCTGCCGGACAGCGGGCAGGTCATACTCAATTGCACCCATAACCCGTTTCTGGTGTTGCTGGCCTATCTGGTCGCCTGCACGGCCGGTTTCGCCACGCTGGACATGACCGAGCGGGTGGGTCATGTGGAAAAGTCCGCCTCTCAACGACTCTGGCGCTGGGTCGGCGCCGGGTGTCTGGCGGGCGGTATCTGGTCCATGCACTTCATCAGCATGCTGGCGTTCCAGGTGCCGATCGAAATCCATTACCACCTGCCCACTACCCTGATCTCGCTGTTGTTCGCCCTGACCGCCTCGTGGCTGGCCATGTACACCCTGAGCCATCCCCAACTGAATTTCTGGCAATACCTGCGGGCAGCAGTGTGGATCGGCCTGGGCATCGCGACCATGCACTACGTGGGCATGGCCGCACTGCGATCGAATGCGCTGGTCTATTACCAACCCGCCCTGTTCGTGCTCTCCGTCGTGATCGCCATCGGTGCCAGCCTGGCTGCCCTGTTGATTTCCAGTCACTTGCGCGATGACACCGGTGCGTATCATCTACTGCTCAAATACACCGCCAGCCTGGTGCTCGGGGCCGGCATTGTCAGCATGCATTTCACCGGCATGGCATCGCTCAACCTGGTGCTGCCCGACGACAGCCTTCAACCGCTGCCCGGCGACAACAATCACCTGCAACTGGGGCTGACAGTGGCAGTGATGGCGCTGTTGATCATCGGCAGCAGCATCAGTGCCGCACTGGCGGACAAGAAGCTGCAACGCAAGGAGTCCGACCTGCAGCGGGTCAACGCCCTGCTCGGTCAACTGGATCAGGCACGCATGTCGCTGCAACAGGTGGCGCATTACGACCCCTTGACCAACCTGCTCAACCGCCGGGGCTTCAACCAGCTCTTCGCCGAAAAACTCATCGAAAAAACCAACGAGGGCGGCATGCTCGCGGTGATATTCCTCGACATCGACCACTTCAAGCGGATTAACGACAGCCTTGGCCATGATGCCGGCGACGAACTGCTCAAAGTCCTCGCCAGTCATATCAAGGCCTCGGTGCGCAGCCACGAAGACGTGGTGGCGCGTTTCGGAGGCGACGAATTCTGCCTCCTCATCAACCTGTACGACCGTGAAGAAGCGCGGCATATGGCCCAGCGCATCATGCTGAAAATGAAGGACCCCATCGAGTTGTCCGGACGGCGCATGGTCATGACCACCAGCATCGGCATCAGCCTGTTTCCGGAAGACGGCAAAACCTGCGAAGAACTGCTGAAGAACGCCGACCTGGCGCTGTATCAGTCCAAGGGCAGCGGTCGTAACGGGTTGCACTTTTTCAGTTCCAACCTGAAAGCCCGCGCCACCCTGGAGTTGCAACTCGAAGAAGAACTGCGTCACGCCCTGCGCGAAGACTCCGGGTTGATGCTGCATTACCAGCCAATCTATGACCTGAGAATCGGCCGAGTCACCAAACTGGAAGCGCTGGTCCGCTGGCAACACCCGGTTCACGGATTGCTGACGCCGGACCGGTTCATCGCCATCGCCGAGGCCAACGGCCTGATCGCCGAACTGGACAATTGGGTATTGCGCAAAGCCTGCGCAGACCTGGGCGAACTGTCCCGCCACGATTGCGAAGACCTCAAGATCGCAGTGAATTGCTCGCCCCTGAACCTGGCGCGAGAAGAACTGGCCGATGAAATCGAACACGCCCTGCGCATCTACGGGGTGACGCCCCAGCGACTGGAGCTGGAGGTGACCGAGAATGCGCTGATGGGCAATATTTCCAACACCCTGGTGTTGCTGCGGCAGATTCGCGCCCTTGGCGTTTCGTTGTCGATCGACGACTTCGGCACCGGCTATTCATCCCTGGCCTACCTCAGGCGCCTGCCATTAAACACGCTGAAGATCGACCGCTCGTTCATTCAGGACATCCCCAAGGCGACCCAGGACATGGAAATCGTCCAGGCCATTATCGTCATGGCCCACACCCTGCATTTGCAGGTCGTCACCGAAGGCGTCGAGACCCTCGAGCAATACGACTTTCTCCAACGCCACGGCTGCGATTTCGTCCAGGGCTACCTGCTTAGCCATCCGGTGCCGCTGGCTGAGTTGCGGCCGGTACTGGCCGAAATCAACCAGCACACGCATGCCGTCAATCCGTTGAGTCTGGCTCACGGTACAACTGCACTAACGTCGAAGGATCCTTTTCCAGGAACCCCTGCCCCCCATGGAGGCGCATCAGTTGTGCGGCCAATCCGCTGA
- a CDS encoding spinster family MFS transporter: MKRDGPMQNSTQAANAWRILFLLFLANLFNFFDRTIPAIIIEPIRMEWHLSDFQLGIIGTAFTIVYAIAGLPLGRLADTGSRSKLMGWGLAAWSGLTAVNGLVGSFWSFLIVRMGIGIGEASYAPAANSLIGDLFPAHRRARAMGIFMLGLPLGLLLAFFTIGAMVKAFDSWRAPFFIAAVPGLILAVFMFFIKEPKRGAAESVQVSQERVDRPIRRVLAVPTFLWLVMAGLCFNFATYACNSFLVPMLQRYFLMPLQDAAVATGVIVGVTGLFGLTLGGWIADKIHQRVANGRLLFAAFSLIISTLCTAWALHAGRIEIGVFVAVFSLGWLFAYNFYTCVYTAIQDVVEPRLRATAMALFFAGLYLLGGGLGPVVVGGLSDHFAHTAILSAGAEQMTEAFKAVGLHDAMYLIPVALFFTMVFLFLASRCFVRDAKRMKEGLVAVVEPKGAAVTA, encoded by the coding sequence ATAAAAAGAGACGGACCCATGCAGAACTCGACCCAAGCGGCGAATGCCTGGCGCATTCTGTTCCTGTTGTTCCTGGCCAACCTGTTCAACTTCTTCGATCGCACCATTCCGGCGATCATCATCGAGCCGATCCGTATGGAATGGCACCTCAGCGACTTTCAGCTGGGGATCATCGGGACTGCATTCACCATCGTTTACGCCATTGCCGGCCTGCCTCTGGGGCGATTGGCCGATACTGGCTCGCGCAGCAAACTGATGGGCTGGGGCCTGGCGGCATGGAGCGGGCTGACCGCGGTCAACGGGTTGGTGGGCAGTTTCTGGAGTTTCCTGATCGTGCGGATGGGCATCGGCATCGGTGAAGCCAGTTACGCGCCGGCTGCCAACTCGCTGATCGGCGACTTGTTCCCGGCGCATCGTCGGGCGCGGGCCATGGGCATTTTCATGCTCGGCTTGCCGCTGGGCCTGCTGCTGGCGTTCTTCACCATTGGTGCGATGGTGAAGGCGTTCGACAGCTGGCGTGCGCCGTTCTTTATCGCGGCGGTGCCGGGGTTGATCCTGGCGGTCTTCATGTTCTTCATCAAAGAGCCGAAACGTGGCGCGGCGGAAAGCGTGCAGGTTTCACAGGAGCGTGTGGACCGGCCGATCCGTCGAGTGCTGGCGGTGCCGACTTTTCTGTGGCTGGTGATGGCAGGGCTTTGTTTCAACTTCGCCACCTATGCCTGCAACTCGTTTCTGGTGCCGATGCTGCAGCGTTATTTTCTGATGCCGTTACAGGACGCGGCGGTGGCGACCGGGGTGATCGTCGGAGTGACCGGGTTGTTCGGCCTGACATTAGGCGGATGGATTGCCGACAAGATTCACCAGCGGGTGGCCAACGGGCGACTGCTGTTCGCCGCGTTCAGCCTGATCATTTCGACGTTGTGCACGGCTTGGGCGCTGCATGCCGGGCGGATCGAGATCGGGGTATTTGTCGCGGTATTCAGCCTGGGGTGGTTATTCGCCTACAACTTCTACACCTGCGTGTACACGGCGATTCAGGACGTGGTCGAACCACGCCTGCGGGCGACGGCGATGGCGTTGTTCTTTGCCGGGTTGTATCTGTTGGGCGGTGGTTTGGGGCCGGTGGTGGTGGGCGGTCTGTCCGATCACTTCGCCCATACCGCGATACTCTCGGCGGGTGCCGAGCAGATGACCGAGGCATTCAAGGCTGTCGGCCTGCATGACGCGATGTACCTGATCCCGGTGGCGCTGTTTTTCACCATGGTGTTTCTGTTTTTGGCATCGCGGTGTTTTGTGCGGGATGCCAAGCGGATGAAAGAAGGGTTGGTGGCGGTGGTTGAGCCAAAGGGTGCTGCGGTCACGGCCTGA
- the livG gene encoding high-affinity branched-chain amino acid ABC transporter ATP-binding protein LivG, producing the protein MSREILKVDGLSMRFGGLLAVNGVALSVKEKQVVSMIGPNGAGKTTVFNCLTGFYKPTAGTIQLNGEAIEGLPGHKIAGKGVVRTFQNVRLFKDMTAVENLLIAQHRHLNTNFLAGLFKTPAFRRSEREAMEYAEFWLEKVNLKEFANRPAGTLAYGQQRRLEIARCMMTRPSILMLDEPAAGLNPRETDDLKALIGTLREEHNVTVLLIEHDMKLVMSISDHIFVINQGTPLANGTPEQIRDNPEVIKAYLGEA; encoded by the coding sequence ATGAGCAGAGAGATCCTGAAAGTAGATGGCCTGAGCATGCGCTTCGGCGGCCTGTTGGCGGTCAACGGCGTAGCCTTGAGCGTCAAAGAGAAACAAGTGGTCTCGATGATCGGCCCCAACGGCGCCGGCAAGACCACTGTATTCAACTGCCTGACCGGGTTCTACAAACCCACCGCCGGCACTATCCAGCTCAACGGTGAAGCGATCGAAGGCCTGCCCGGCCACAAGATCGCCGGCAAAGGCGTGGTGCGGACTTTCCAGAACGTGCGGCTGTTCAAGGACATGACCGCCGTGGAAAACCTGCTGATTGCTCAGCACCGGCACCTGAACACCAACTTCCTGGCAGGCCTGTTCAAGACCCCGGCGTTTCGCCGCAGCGAACGCGAGGCGATGGAATACGCCGAGTTCTGGCTGGAAAAGGTCAACCTCAAGGAGTTCGCCAACCGCCCGGCCGGCACCCTGGCTTATGGTCAGCAGCGCCGCCTGGAAATTGCCCGCTGCATGATGACCCGTCCAAGCATCCTCATGCTCGACGAACCGGCCGCCGGCCTCAACCCGCGGGAAACCGACGACCTCAAGGCGCTGATCGGCACCCTGCGTGAAGAGCATAATGTGACGGTGCTGTTGATCGAACACGACATGAAACTGGTCATGAGCATTTCCGACCATATCTTCGTGATCAACCAGGGCACACCGTTGGCCAACGGCACGCCGGAGCAGATCCGCGACAATCCTGAAGTGATCAAAGCCTACCTGGGGGAAGCGTAA
- a CDS encoding ABC transporter ATP-binding protein, producing MLQFENVSTFYGKIQALHSVNVEVRQGEIVTLIGANGAGKSTLLMTLCGSPQAHSGSIRYMGEELVGQDSSQIMRKSIAVVPEGRRVFARLTVEENLAMGGFFTDKGDYQEQMDKVLGLFPRLKERFAQRGGTMSGGEQQMLAIGRALMSKPKLLLLDEPSLGLAPIIIQQIFDIIEQLRKDGVTVFLVEQNANQALKIADRAYVLENGRVVMSGTGEALLTDPKVREAYLGG from the coding sequence ATGCTGCAGTTCGAAAACGTTTCCACCTTCTACGGCAAGATCCAGGCGCTGCACAGCGTCAACGTCGAAGTCCGCCAGGGCGAGATCGTGACCCTGATCGGCGCCAACGGTGCCGGCAAGTCGACCCTGCTGATGACCCTCTGCGGTTCGCCGCAAGCCCACAGCGGCAGCATCCGCTACATGGGCGAAGAGCTCGTCGGCCAGGACTCGTCGCAGATCATGCGTAAAAGCATCGCCGTGGTTCCGGAAGGCCGTCGGGTGTTTGCCCGCCTGACCGTGGAAGAAAACCTCGCCATGGGCGGGTTCTTCACCGACAAGGGCGATTATCAGGAACAGATGGACAAGGTTCTGGGACTTTTCCCACGCCTGAAAGAACGCTTTGCCCAACGCGGCGGCACCATGTCCGGCGGCGAACAGCAAATGCTCGCCATCGGCCGCGCGTTGATGAGCAAGCCCAAGCTGCTGCTGCTCGACGAGCCATCGCTGGGCCTGGCACCGATCATCATCCAGCAGATCTTCGACATCATCGAACAACTGCGTAAGGACGGTGTGACGGTGTTCCTGGTGGAGCAGAACGCCAACCAGGCCCTGAAAATCGCCGACCGTGCCTACGTGCTGGAAAACGGCCGGGTGGTGATGAGCGGGACCGGTGAAGCGCTGTTGACCGACCCGAAAGTACGCGAAGCGTACCTCGGCGGTTAA
- a CDS encoding antitoxin Xre-like helix-turn-helix domain-containing protein, with protein sequence MTAASQAQGFTKDQCVTGLRAAVGILEKWQASGDQACRILRISRSTYSRAKQRDPDWSVNLDSDQMQRISFILNIHAVLRLVFDNPENVYGFPTMANENEFFNGRTPLEIMSQGDMISLYETFRRIDVLRGAQW encoded by the coding sequence ATGACAGCAGCCTCCCAGGCACAAGGATTCACCAAAGACCAGTGCGTGACTGGTTTGCGAGCAGCTGTAGGCATACTCGAAAAGTGGCAGGCATCGGGCGATCAGGCCTGTCGTATCCTGCGCATTTCCCGCAGTACGTACTCACGGGCAAAGCAGCGCGATCCCGATTGGTCCGTAAACCTGGATTCAGACCAGATGCAGCGCATCAGTTTTATTCTCAACATCCATGCCGTTCTGCGTCTTGTCTTTGATAACCCTGAGAACGTCTATGGTTTTCCGACGATGGCGAACGAAAACGAGTTCTTCAACGGGCGTACCCCGCTCGAAATCATGTCCCAGGGGGATATGATTTCCTTGTACGAGACGTTTCGGCGGATCGACGTGCTGCGAGGCGCACAATGGTAA
- a CDS encoding branched-chain amino acid ABC transporter substrate-binding protein, with product MTKATKQISKLFAAMVLAGVASHSFAADTIKIGIAGPKTGPVTQYGDMQFIGAKMAIEQINAKGGVDGKMLEAKEYDDACDPKQAVAVANKVVNDGVKFVVGHLCSSSTQPASDIYEDEGVIMITPAATNPDITTRGYKLVFRTIGLDSAQGPAAGNYIADHVKPKIVAVLHDKQQYGEGIATAVKQTLEKKGVKVAVFEGLNAGDKDFSSIIQKLKQANVDFVYYGGYHPELGLILRQSQEKGLKAKFMGPEGVGNDSISQIAQNASEGLLVTLPKSFDQDPANKALVQAFADKKQDPSGPFVFPAYSAVEVIAEGIKAAKSEDTAKVAEAIHKGTFKTPTGDLSFDSKGDLKDFKFVVYEWHFGKPKTEVSPQ from the coding sequence ATGACTAAGGCTACTAAGCAGATTTCAAAACTGTTTGCCGCTATGGTTCTGGCCGGGGTTGCCAGCCATTCGTTCGCCGCCGACACCATCAAGATCGGCATCGCCGGCCCTAAAACCGGCCCGGTCACTCAATACGGCGACATGCAGTTCATCGGCGCCAAGATGGCCATCGAGCAGATCAACGCGAAGGGCGGCGTCGACGGCAAGATGCTCGAAGCCAAGGAATACGACGACGCGTGCGACCCTAAACAAGCCGTGGCCGTCGCCAACAAAGTGGTCAACGATGGTGTGAAATTCGTGGTCGGCCACCTGTGCTCCAGCTCCACCCAGCCAGCTTCGGACATCTACGAAGACGAAGGCGTGATCATGATCACCCCGGCCGCCACCAACCCGGACATCACTACCCGTGGTTACAAGCTGGTGTTCCGCACCATCGGCCTGGACAGCGCCCAGGGCCCTGCCGCCGGTAACTACATTGCCGATCACGTAAAACCGAAAATCGTTGCCGTGCTGCACGACAAACAGCAATACGGTGAAGGCATCGCCACCGCCGTGAAACAGACCCTTGAGAAGAAAGGCGTCAAGGTTGCCGTGTTCGAAGGCCTCAACGCCGGTGACAAGGACTTCTCCTCGATCATCCAGAAGCTCAAGCAAGCCAACGTCGACTTCGTCTACTACGGCGGCTACCACCCGGAGCTGGGCCTGATCCTGCGTCAGTCCCAGGAAAAAGGCCTGAAAGCCAAGTTCATGGGGCCTGAAGGCGTCGGCAACGACTCCATCTCGCAAATTGCCCAGAATGCTTCCGAAGGCCTGTTGGTCACCCTGCCGAAATCCTTCGACCAGGACCCAGCCAACAAAGCCCTGGTACAAGCCTTTGCCGACAAGAAGCAGGACCCAAGCGGTCCGTTCGTGTTCCCGGCCTACTCGGCTGTCGAAGTGATTGCCGAAGGTATCAAGGCTGCCAAGAGCGAAGACACCGCCAAGGTGGCTGAAGCCATTCACAAAGGCACCTTCAAGACCCCGACCGGTGATCTGTCGTTCGACAGCAAGGGCGACCTGAAAGACTTCAAATTCGTGGTCTATGAGTGGCACTTCGGCAAACCAAAAACCGAAGTTTCCCCTCAGTAA
- a CDS encoding YkgJ family cysteine cluster protein, translating into MSEASPCLNCGACCSHFRVSFFWGECTSAGGTVPDELVTSISPSRVAMLGTDCKPVRCVGLVGEVGSTVQCSIYDQRSSTCREFDASWANGEANVDCDAARAAFGLPALQPEFETPFEQIA; encoded by the coding sequence ATGTCCGAAGCCAGTCCGTGTCTGAATTGCGGTGCCTGCTGTTCTCATTTCCGCGTGTCTTTTTTCTGGGGTGAATGCACCTCGGCCGGGGGCACGGTGCCTGACGAACTGGTCACGTCCATCAGCCCCAGCCGGGTGGCCATGCTGGGCACAGACTGCAAACCTGTTCGCTGTGTCGGTCTGGTGGGTGAAGTGGGCAGCACCGTGCAGTGCTCGATTTATGATCAGCGCTCCAGCACTTGTCGGGAGTTCGACGCCTCTTGGGCCAATGGCGAGGCGAACGTGGATTGCGATGCGGCAAGGGCCGCGTTCGGGCTGCCCGCCCTGCAGCCTGAATTCGAAACGCCTTTTGAGCAGATCGCCTAA